The following nucleotide sequence is from Micromonospora sp. WMMD1120.
GGTGACCGCGAGCGCGGACACGTCCGGGTCGATCCAGCGCTTACCCGCGTGCAGGGTGGCGATGACGGAGGAGATGTGCGCCGGCTCGGCGGACTTGCTGACGAAGCCCTGGACGCCGAGCTTCAACGCCTTGCGCAGCACGCCGGGGCGGGCGTGCCGGGTCAGCATGAGGACCACCTGGTCCGGGCGCGTACGCCGGATCTCGGCGACCGCGCCCAGGCCGTCCACTCCCGGCATCTCCAGGTCGATGACCAGCACGTCGGGCTCGTGCCGCACTGTGGCAGCGACGGCCGTCGCGGCGTCGGACGCCTCGGCGAGAACGGTGATGTCGCCCTCCATCGGCAGCAGCGCGGCCAGGGCCGTACGCAGCAGCGCCTCGTCGTCGGCGAGCACGATCCTGGTCATCGGCCGGCGCTCCGCCGCCTGCCGGCACGCACGGTGGGGAACACCGCCGCCGTACGGAACTCGTCCTCCTGCTGTTCCACCGTCAGCTCCCCTCCGTCGCCCGCCACCCGTTGCCGGAGTGCGGCCAGTCCTCTCAGCTCGGGCGGCGAGGTCGCGGTCACGCCGTCGTTGGCGATGGTGATGCCCGACTCGGCGAGCGTGATCCGCACCTGGGTGGCCTGCGCGTGGCGCAGGATGTTCGTGGTCGTCTCGCGCAGCACCTGCCCGAGCAGTTCGCTGAAGCGGGCGTCGACCTCGGCCTCC
It contains:
- a CDS encoding response regulator transcription factor, which produces MTRIVLADDEALLRTALAALLPMEGDITVLAEASDAATAVAATVRHEPDVLVIDLEMPGVDGLGAVAEIRRTRPDQVVLMLTRHARPGVLRKALKLGVQGFVSKSAEPAHISSVIATLHAGKRWIDPDVSALAVTEDNPLTDREADVLRVTGEGYSVADIAVRLHLAPGTVRNYLSNAMRKTQTRTRHEAARYAREHDWL